AAAGTTGCCCCAATAGTTGACATAAACCAGATAGGTGCCATGCAGCGGCGCGGTCATGGTGAACATTTCCGGGCCGGGACCATCAACGCCATCCGGGTCGAGCCCGCCGCCATTGCTCAGCGCCGGCCGCGCCCAAAAGGCATGCTGGCCATCGGGCGTGACAATGTGCAGATCGAGTTCGGCTTTCGGATCGTCCCATCCCAAGACAAGACGAATTCTCGCCGGCGTGCGCAGGTTATTTGCTTCATAAAATTGCACACGCTTGAGCGACTGGCCCTCGGCGCTGATCACCTCGACGCTGTTGGAACCGGCGCCGAACGCATACGGCCGGGCGAAACGACCCTGGTCGTCGGTGTACAGATTCAATGGATTGCCATTCACGGCGAGGCTGTGTGGCGGGCGCATATGCCCGATAGCCTTGAGTTGGCCTTGGATCATCGTGCGATTGCGCTGGATGCCGCGATCGATCGGCGGCGTGGGATAAGCGACTTGCGGGTTTTCCGTGCGATCGAGCAAGCCGTGGTAGCGCCAGCCGCCCACCGGCTCCGACATCTCAGCTGTCGGCGCCGCCAGCAACGCAGGCGCGCAGGCCAGGCCGATCAGCAGCAAAAGAAATGAACGCATGTATTGCCTCCTGCCATGCCTGAACGAAACCTTGCACCCGATCCTCGGTACTTCACAGCGGTGAACACTGCGTTTCGTCTGAAAGACCCGTGACTGTCGGGTCGTAGAAGGCGCGAAGATTAGCGATTTGGCAGTTTTTTAACAATCGGATACATGTGCTTTTGCGGTAGGAATCACGCAGTTTTATTGGGTGTGAGCCGAATAGCGCAGTTATACGGCTGACAAGATGAGTCGAATAAGCCTGAATCTTCCTGAATCACCACAAATCCTGTGGCGAGGGGATTTATCCCCTCGCCACAGGTTTTTTTATCTGCGGTGTTGTCAGGACTGCTCATTTGCCCATAAACCCCCTATCTGCTAGTGTCCCGCCGGTTTAACGTCAACCGGAAACTGCCGCCATGGCCCGCAAAAAAGCTGCACTGGATTTCGAACAGTCCCTCGCCGACCTGCAAACATTGGTCGAGCGTCTGGAGAACGGTGAATTGTCGCTGGAAGACTCGCTGACCGCTTTCGAGCAGGGCATCGGGCTGACCCGTGATTGCCAGGCAGCGCTGGCCCAGGCCGAGCAGAAGGTGCAAGTGCTGCTGGAGCGCGATGGCGAACTCGCCGAGGAACCCTTCGACGCGGAACAGCCAGAATGATTGCAGCGTATTCGGCGACCAGCCAGGCCCGGGTCAACGCGGCACTGGAAAGCCTGTTCAACGCCCCGCTGCCGGAGCTGGCGCGTCTCTACGAGGCCATGCGCTACAGCGTGATGAACGGCGGTAAACGCGTGCGTCCGCTGCTGGCCTACGCCGCGTGCGAAGCGCTCGGTGGCAAGGCCGAACAAGCTAACGGCGCAGCGTGCGCGGTTGAACTGATCCACGCTTATTCGTTGGTTCACGACGATTTGCCGGCGATGGACGACGATGATCTGCGTCGTGGCCAGCCGACCACCCACAAAAAATTCGATGAAGCCTGCGCGATCCTCGCTGGTGACGGCTTGCAGAGCCTGGCGTTCAGCGCCTTGCTTGATCCGCACCTGAGCAATCTCGACGCCGACATCCGTCTGCAAATGGTCACGGCTCTGGCTCAAGCCGCAGGCCCGGCGGGCATGGTCGGTGGTCAGGCCATCGATCTCGGTTCGGTCGGCCTCAAACTCGATCAGAAAGCCCTCGAACAGATGCACCGGCACAAGACCGGTGCGTTGATCGAAGTCAGCGTCAAACTCGGCGCCCTGGCCAGCGGCCGTGCCGAAAAGGATGAACTGAAAGCCCTGCAAACTTATGCACAGGCCATTGGCCTGGCCTTTCAGGTGCAGGACGACATTCTCGACGTCGAAAGCGATACCGCAACCCTCGGCAAACGCCAGGGTGCCGACATCGCCCGCGACAAGCCAACCTACCCGGCCCTGCTGGGTCTGGACGCCGCCAAGGCCTACGCCCTGGAACTGCGCGATCAAGCGCTGCACGCCCTGCGACCGTTTGACGCGGCCGCCGAGCCTTTGCGCGAGCTGGCCCGGTATATCGTCGATCGGCGCAACTGACGGCGATTCAGCCAAAAAAGACCAACGCGTGGGCAGGGGGCGATGCATCAGGTAAACTGCCGCATCTTTTATACCTATAACGATTCGCCTGATGCCCACGACGTTTCATGAGATTCCCCGCAAGCGCCCGACCACGCCCCTGCTCGACCGCGCGAACACGCCGGACGGCCTGCGCCGGTTAGGCGAAGCCGAGCTGGAAACCCTGGCTGATGAGTTGCGCCTGGAATTGCTCTACACGGTCGGCCAGACCGGTGGGCATTTCGGTGCCGGCCTGGGCGTCATCGAGCTGACCATCGCGCTGCATTACGTCTTCGACACCCCGGACGACCGGCTGGTGTGGGACGTCGGTCATCAGGCGTATCCGCACAAAATCCTCACCGGACGCCGCGAGCGCATGGAATCCCTGCGCCAGAAGGACGGCATCGCCGCCTTCCCGCGTCGTACCGAGAGCGATTACGACACCTTTGGCGTCGGCCACTCCAGCACGTCGATCAGCGCAGCGCTGGGCATGGCGATTGCCGCCCGCCTGCAGAACAGTGATCGCAAGGCGATTGCCGTGATCGGCGATGGCGCGTTAACCGCAGGCATGGCCTTCGAGGCGCTGAACCACGCGCCGGAAGTCAACGCCAACATGTTGGTGATCCTCAACGACAACGACATGTCGATCTCGCGCAACGTCGGCGGTCTGTCGAATTATCTGGCGAAGATCCTTTCCAGCCGCACCTACGCGAGCATGCGTGAAGGCAGCAAGAAAGTCCTGTCGCGCCTGCCCGGCGCCTGGGAAATCGCCCGTCGCACCGAAGAATACGCAAAAGGCATGTTGGTTCCCGGCACCTTGTTCGAAGAGCTGGGCTGGAACTACATCGGCCCGATCGATGGCCACGACCTGCCGACCCTGATCGCCACACTGCGCAACATGCGCGATCTGAAGGGCCCGCAGTTCCTGCACATCGTCACCAAAAAAGGCAAAGGCTTCGCCCCAGCCGAAGTCGACCCGATCGGTTACCACGCGATCACCAAACTGGAACCTGTCGACGCTCCGGCCGCTGCACCGAAAAAAGCGGGCGGACCGAAGTATTCGGCGGTGTTCGGCGAATGGCTGTGCGACATGGCTGCATCTGATCCGCGTCTGGTCGGCATCACACCGGCAATGAAAGAAGGCTCGGACCTGGTGGAGTTCAGCGAACGTTTCCCGCTGCGCTACTTCGATGTGGCGATTGCCGAGCAACACGCGGTGACGTTCGCTGCCGGCATGGCCTGCGAAGGCGCGAAACCGGTGGTGGCGATCTACTCGACGTTCCTCCAGCGCGGTTACGACCAGCTCGTTCATGACGTAGCGGTACAGAACCTCGACGTGCTGTTCGCCATCGACCGCGCAGGTCTGGTGGGCGAAGACGGCCCGACCCACGCCGGCAGCTTCGATCTGTCGTACCTGCGCTGCATCCCGGGCATGGTCATCATGACCCCGAGCGATGAAAACGAACTGCGCAAAATGCTCACCACCGGTCATCTTTACAACGGCCCGGCGGCGGTGCGTTACCCGCGTGGCACTGGCCCGAACGCAACCATCGAGAAAGACCTCGAACCGATCGAAATCGGCAAGGGCATCGTCCGTCGTCAGGGCAGCAAAGTCGCCCTGCTGGTGTTCGGTGTGCAACTGGCCGAAGCGCTGAAAGTCGCCGATAAGCTGGATGCTACCGTGGTCGACATGCGCTTCGTCAAACCGCTCGATGAAGAGCTGGTACGCGAGATTGCCGCCAGCCACGAGTTGCTGGTCACCATCGAAGAGAACGCGATCATGGGCGGCGCCGGTGGCGCGGTCAGCGAATTTCTCGCACGCGAGAACATCCTCAAGTCGATGCTGCATCTCGGCTTGCCGGATATCTACGTCGAGCACGCCAAGCCTGCACAAATGCTGGCCGAGTGCGGACTGGATGAAGCCGGGATCGAGGCGTCGATTCGCGAGCGTCTGGAATTGCTCAACCGCTAAATCGCTAAACTCATCATCCCTGTGGGAGCGGGCATGCCCGCGAAGAGGCCGGTACATCCAACATCTGTGTTGATTGTGCCGACGCTTTCGCGGGCATGCCCGCTCCCACAGTGTTTTGTGGAAACCTCAAAATTGTGCCCGCATCACGTAACAACGGATCACCGATGAACCTCCCTCGCCTCGCCCTGCCTTTCCTTCTGCTGCCGACCGCCAGCACCTTCGCCGACACCTTCGAACGCGATCAGGCCCTGAAACTGCCAGACACCCTGATCAGCGCCAACCGCCAGGTCGAAGCACGCAACGACAGCAGCGCCGCCAACACCGTGTTCACCCGCGAAGACATCGACCGCCTGCAACCGAGCGACGTGCCGGACCTGCTGCGTCGCGTACCGGGCGTACAAGTGGCGCAGGCTGGTGGGCGTGGCAGTCTGCCGGGGGTTTACATTCGCGGCACACAATCAGCACAGAG
The sequence above is drawn from the Pseudomonas sp. FP2196 genome and encodes:
- a CDS encoding YfaP family protein, translating into MRSFLLLLIGLACAPALLAAPTAEMSEPVGGWRYHGLLDRTENPQVAYPTPPIDRGIQRNRTMIQGQLKAIGHMRPPHSLAVNGNPLNLYTDDQGRFARPYAFGAGSNSVEVISAEGQSLKRVQFYEANNLRTPARIRLVLGWDDPKAELDLHIVTPDGQHAFWARPALSNGGGLDPDGVDGPGPEMFTMTAPLHGTYLVYVNYWGNFGNGGYNFEETSNQNEVITSQITLVLNENTVDEKRETFIVPLRAIGDLLLVKTFNY
- a CDS encoding exodeoxyribonuclease VII small subunit, whose amino-acid sequence is MARKKAALDFEQSLADLQTLVERLENGELSLEDSLTAFEQGIGLTRDCQAALAQAEQKVQVLLERDGELAEEPFDAEQPE
- the ispA gene encoding (2E,6E)-farnesyl diphosphate synthase, which gives rise to MIAAYSATSQARVNAALESLFNAPLPELARLYEAMRYSVMNGGKRVRPLLAYAACEALGGKAEQANGAACAVELIHAYSLVHDDLPAMDDDDLRRGQPTTHKKFDEACAILAGDGLQSLAFSALLDPHLSNLDADIRLQMVTALAQAAGPAGMVGGQAIDLGSVGLKLDQKALEQMHRHKTGALIEVSVKLGALASGRAEKDELKALQTYAQAIGLAFQVQDDILDVESDTATLGKRQGADIARDKPTYPALLGLDAAKAYALELRDQALHALRPFDAAAEPLRELARYIVDRRN
- the dxs gene encoding 1-deoxy-D-xylulose-5-phosphate synthase, producing MPTTFHEIPRKRPTTPLLDRANTPDGLRRLGEAELETLADELRLELLYTVGQTGGHFGAGLGVIELTIALHYVFDTPDDRLVWDVGHQAYPHKILTGRRERMESLRQKDGIAAFPRRTESDYDTFGVGHSSTSISAALGMAIAARLQNSDRKAIAVIGDGALTAGMAFEALNHAPEVNANMLVILNDNDMSISRNVGGLSNYLAKILSSRTYASMREGSKKVLSRLPGAWEIARRTEEYAKGMLVPGTLFEELGWNYIGPIDGHDLPTLIATLRNMRDLKGPQFLHIVTKKGKGFAPAEVDPIGYHAITKLEPVDAPAAAPKKAGGPKYSAVFGEWLCDMAASDPRLVGITPAMKEGSDLVEFSERFPLRYFDVAIAEQHAVTFAAGMACEGAKPVVAIYSTFLQRGYDQLVHDVAVQNLDVLFAIDRAGLVGEDGPTHAGSFDLSYLRCIPGMVIMTPSDENELRKMLTTGHLYNGPAAVRYPRGTGPNATIEKDLEPIEIGKGIVRRQGSKVALLVFGVQLAEALKVADKLDATVVDMRFVKPLDEELVREIAASHELLVTIEENAIMGGAGGAVSEFLARENILKSMLHLGLPDIYVEHAKPAQMLAECGLDEAGIEASIRERLELLNR